In one window of Fulvia fulva chromosome 5, complete sequence DNA:
- a CDS encoding E3 ubiquitin-protein ligase CSU1 — MEFWVSQKCELRVSFAIAGSNKMRSSPTIILLCAQPGSSESGSVESQGQAPRSAMSHSTRNTSLAFFTAHERNELKGHWGPKATRLTRDSFLPFGSCQLCLLPAREPVSCPSHGHLFCRECAVSNLLAQNKELKRLRKEAERRKLEDADEADIENAEAQARAVEEFERVQAGLSVRSGGNANERIIRRKNGKIEIEQEVDEAGRKGVKRKLEIDEHELVRLANDERDKVKKRRNDERNAKSELPSFWVPGEIPDHQNCALKAIKQHPTCPAAAADAAHDFTLKTLVTVNFNQDPSSTPDTPSRSCPSCTKALSNSTKAVVAKPCGHVLCKPCGDKFLNPPEKSAHEKEHDETVRCYVCHEDVTPGRKSKKKKDAETGEKESKVERGLVQLSCEGTGFAGGGSNMVKKERVAFQC, encoded by the exons ATGGAGTTCTGGGTGTCGCAGAAATGTGAGCTGCGTGTCAGTTTCGCGATTGCAGGGTCCAACAAGATGCGAAGCTCTCCAACGATCATCCTTCTGTGCGCCCAACCTGGCTCCTCGGAATCCGGATCAGTAGAGTCGCAAGGCCAAGCACCAAGGTCAGCCATGTCGCATA GCACAAGGAACACGTCTCTGGCCTTCTTCACGGCCCACGAGCGCAACGAGCTAAAAGGCCACTGGGGCCCCAAGGCCACACGACTGACCCGAGACAGCTTCCTGCCGTTCGGAAGCTGCCAATTGTGTCTTCTACCAGCACGTGAGCCAGTCTCATGTCCCAGCCATGGACACCTGTTCTGCCGCGAGTGCGCGGTCAGCAACTTGCTTGCGCAGAACAAGGAGTTGAAGAGATTGAGGAAAGAGGCGGAGCGAAGGAAGCTGGAAGACGCCGACGAGGCGGACATCGAGAATGCCGAGGCGCAGGCGAGAGCTGTCGAGGAGTTCGAGAGGGTCCAGGCTGGACTGAGTGTGAGGTCTGGGGGAAACGCGAACGAGAGAATCATTCGTCGCAAGAACGGCAAGATCGAGATCGAGCAGGAGGTGGATGAAGCAGGCAGGAAGGGCGTCAAGCGGAAGCTCGAGATCGATGAGCATGAACTAGTGCGGCTGGCCAACGACGAACGCGACAAGGTCAAGAAGCGCAGGAACGACGAAAGGAACGCGAAGAGCGAGCTGCCCTCCTTCTGGGTACCCGGCGAGATCCCTGACCACCAGAACTGCGCCCTCAAAGCCATCAAGCAGCATCCGACATGTCCTGCCGCCGCGGCTGATGCAGCGCACGACTTTACTCTGAAGACCCTCGTCACCGTCAATTTCAACCAAGATCCCTCGAGCACCCCCGACACCCCATCGCGATCCTGCCCTAGCTGCACGAAAGCTCTGTCGAACTCGACGAAAGCCGTAGTTGCAAAGCCTTGCGGCCATGTTCTATGCAAACCTTGCGGTGACAAGTTCTTGAACCCACCGGAGAAGTCGGCGCATGAGAAAGAGCATGACGAGACTGTGAGATGCTATGTTTGTCACGAGGACGTGACGCCTGGGAGGAAGAGCAAAAAGAAGAAGGACGCGGAGACTGGCGAGAAGGAGAGTAAGGTGGAGAGAGGCTTGGTGCAGCTCAGCTGTGAGGGAACAGGCTTCGCGGGTGGTGGTTCGAATATGGTGAAGAAGGAGCGTGTGGCGTTCCAGTGCTAG